In a genomic window of Chitinophagales bacterium:
- the tsaD gene encoding tRNA (adenosine(37)-N6)-threonylcarbamoyltransferase complex transferase subunit TsaD has translation MSITILGIESSCDDTAVSLCENGKILSNITASQSIHEQWGGVFPELASRAHQQNIIPVIDAAVKSSGKKLTDINAIAFTRGPGLIGSLLVGTSFAKGLSLALNIPLIEVNHIQAHILAHFIDAQPSFPFLCLTVSGGHTQLVLVHNHFTFETIGETIDDAAGEAFDKTAKMLGLPYPGGHLIDKYAQAGNPLAFKFASPKAGNLNFSFSGLKTSVLYFLQKQEKINPAFIEENLNDLCASIQHTIVEMLISNLETAIIQTNVKEIALAGGVSANTLLRKRFANVANHHSLQYHIPKFEYCTDNAAMIAITGYYKYLQGNFTDLQVEPLARWK, from the coding sequence GTGTCTATTACTATACTTGGCATCGAATCATCTTGCGATGACACAGCCGTATCTTTATGCGAAAATGGGAAAATTCTTTCCAACATTACTGCTTCGCAATCCATACATGAACAATGGGGTGGAGTGTTTCCTGAACTTGCATCGCGCGCGCACCAACAAAACATAATACCAGTAATAGATGCAGCAGTAAAAAGCAGTGGTAAAAAACTAACAGATATTAACGCCATAGCCTTTACACGAGGCCCCGGCTTAATTGGTTCTTTGCTAGTAGGCACCTCCTTTGCCAAAGGTCTTTCCTTAGCCTTGAATATTCCACTCATTGAAGTAAACCATATTCAGGCGCATATTTTGGCACACTTTATTGATGCTCAACCCTCCTTTCCATTTCTATGCCTTACCGTTTCTGGCGGGCACACACAATTGGTGTTAGTACACAATCATTTTACTTTTGAAACTATTGGTGAAACCATAGACGATGCAGCAGGAGAAGCCTTTGACAAAACTGCCAAAATGCTTGGATTACCCTATCCGGGCGGGCATCTTATTGATAAATACGCTCAAGCCGGAAATCCTTTGGCTTTTAAGTTTGCTTCACCCAAAGCAGGTAATCTAAATTTCAGTTTTAGTGGATTAAAAACTTCGGTACTCTACTTTTTACAAAAGCAAGAGAAGATAAATCCAGCCTTTATAGAAGAAAACTTAAACGATTTATGCGCCTCTATTCAACACACTATTGTTGAAATGCTTATTAGCAATTTAGAAACAGCAATTATTCAAACCAACGTAAAAGAAATTGCACTTGCCGGAGGTGTAAGTGCCAACACGCTACTTCGCAAAAGATTTGCAAATGTTGCCAACCACCATAGTTTACAATACCATATTCCCAAGTTTGAATACTGCACCGATAATGCAGCAATGATTGCCATTACCGGATACTATAAATACCTGCAAGGCAACTTTACCGATTTACAGGTAGAACCATTAGCTCGATGGAAATAA
- a CDS encoding collagen-like protein, protein MSKTLFRLIAVALAIHTTLFAQQNVGIGTLTPDVSSILELQSTDKGFLVPRVTAQQRLAIANPAQGLLVYDLTDNCFYYYNGTVWLSLCQQGSGGATGATGATGLQGPQGAIGATGPQGPAGANGLPGATGASGADGVDGATGATGNDGATGATGQAGADGVTGATGATGADGATGATGAGVTGATGDTGPKGDTGATGATGNDGATGATGATGVDGVTGATGATGATGADGATGATGAGVTGATGDTGPKGDTGATGATGNDGATGATGATGADGVTGATGATGAGVTGATGDTGPKGDTGATGATGNNGATGATGQAGADGVTGATGATGADGATGATGAGVTGATGDTGPKGDTGATGATGNNGATGATGATGQAGINGVTGPQGPAGPQGPVGAQGPQGPAGPQGPQGPTGPSGLSIASSSLSSNSTFSSTSWATFPVSVPFTPTASTAQIEFTAAGYGYTGSNTHVQFIVYVNGTPIGGSMEKVGNYNSWDGVSVTTWSLAFSKMAAVVPNTTNTVTVRYVCTAVTGTPGITINGASNDATHATLSVTYK, encoded by the coding sequence ATGAGTAAAACTTTATTCCGTCTAATTGCAGTAGCACTTGCTATTCACACAACATTGTTTGCCCAGCAGAATGTAGGTATTGGAACACTTACTCCGGATGTAAGTTCAATTTTAGAATTACAATCAACCGATAAGGGGTTTTTAGTACCAAGAGTTACAGCACAACAGCGATTGGCAATTGCTAATCCTGCGCAAGGGCTTTTAGTATACGATTTAACAGATAACTGTTTTTACTACTACAATGGAACTGTATGGCTTTCATTATGCCAACAGGGCAGTGGAGGAGCAACGGGTGCCACCGGAGCTACTGGATTACAGGGACCTCAAGGAGCAATTGGTGCTACAGGACCACAGGGGCCGGCAGGAGCTAATGGCTTGCCAGGCGCAACAGGTGCATCTGGTGCTGATGGTGTAGATGGCGCTACAGGAGCAACAGGAAATGATGGAGCCACTGGGGCTACAGGCCAAGCCGGAGCAGATGGTGTAACAGGAGCCACAGGTGCTACCGGAGCCGATGGAGCCACAGGTGCTACCGGAGCAGGCGTAACAGGTGCCACCGGAGATACTGGACCTAAAGGCGATACAGGCGCTACAGGGGCAACAGGAAATGATGGCGCCACTGGAGCCACAGGTGCCACCGGAGTCGATGGTGTAACAGGAGCTACAGGCGCCACAGGTGCTACTGGAGCCGATGGAGCCACAGGTGCTACCGGAGCAGGCGTAACAGGTGCCACCGGAGATACTGGACCTAAAGGAGATACGGGAGCAACAGGGGCAACAGGAAATGATGGCGCCACTGGAGCCACAGGTGCCACCGGAGCCGATGGTGTAACAGGAGCTACAGGTGCTACCGGAGCAGGTGTAACAGGTGCCACCGGAGATACTGGACCTAAAGGCGATACGGGAGCAACAGGGGCAACAGGAAATAATGGAGCCACCGGAGCTACTGGTCAAGCCGGAGCAGATGGTGTAACAGGAGCTACAGGCGCTACTGGAGCCGATGGAGCCACAGGTGCTACCGGAGCAGGCGTAACAGGTGCCACCGGAGATACTGGACCTAAAGGAGATACGGGAGCAACAGGGGCAACAGGAAATAATGGAGCCACCGGAGCTACTGGTGCTACAGGCCAAGCCGGAATTAATGGTGTAACTGGTCCACAGGGTCCGGCAGGTCCACAAGGCCCAGTTGGGGCACAAGGTCCACAAGGTCCGGCAGGACCTCAGGGGCCACAGGGGCCAACTGGTCCATCTGGTTTGAGCATAGCCTCTTCTTCATTATCTTCAAATTCAACCTTTAGTTCAACTTCATGGGCAACCTTCCCTGTGAGTGTACCTTTTACGCCTACAGCAAGTACTGCACAAATAGAATTTACTGCTGCAGGATATGGATATACAGGTTCAAATACACACGTTCAGTTTATTGTGTATGTAAATGGAACTCCAATTGGTGGAAGTATGGAGAAGGTTGGAAATTATAATTCATGGGATGGAGTTTCTGTAACTACATGGTCGTTGGCATTTAGCAAGATGGCAGCAGTTGTTCCTAATACTACAAATACTGTAACTGTACGTTATGTTTGTACGGCCGTTACTGGTACTCCTGGTATTACCATAAATGGAGCTAGTAATGATGCAACCCATGCAACTTTATCAGTTACTTACAAATAG